Proteins from a genomic interval of Zingiber officinale cultivar Zhangliang chromosome 1B, Zo_v1.1, whole genome shotgun sequence:
- the LOC122054361 gene encoding 40S ribosomal protein S4-3-like codes for MARGLKKHLKRLNAPKHWMLDKLGGAFAPKPSSGPHKSRECLPLILILRNKLKYALVYREAIAILMQGHVMVDGKVRTDKTYPAGFMDVVSIPKSNENFRLLYDTKGRFCLHSIRDEEAKFKLCKVRSVRFGQKGIPYLNTYDGRTIRYPDPLIKANDTIKLDLETTKIVDFIKFDVGNVVMVTGGRNTGRVGVIKNREKHKGSFETVHIQDATGHEFATRLGNVFTIGKGTKPWLSLPKGKGIKLNIIEEARKRLALTAGTAVSA; via the exons ATG GCCAGGGGATTGAAGAAACATCTGAAACGGCTCAATGCCCCTAAGCATTGGATGTTAGACAAGCTTGGCGGGGCCTTT GCTCCTAAGCCATCATCTGGCCCACATAAATCAAGGGAATGTTTGCCCTTGATACTTATTTTGAGAAACAAACTGAAATATGCTCTTGTATATCGGGAAGCGATTGCAATTTTGATGCAAGGCCATGTAATGGTTGATGGAAAGGTCAGAACTGACAAGACTTATCCAGCTGGTTTCATGG ATGTTGTGTCGATTCCCAAGAGTAACGAGAATTTTCGTCTCCTTTATGACACCAAAGGACGCTTCTGTCTCCACTCGATTAGGGATGAAGAGGCTAAG TTCAAACTTTGCAAGGTTAGATCCGTACGATTCGGACAGAAGGGCATTCCCTATCTGAACACTTATGATGGCCGCACTATTCGCTATCCAGACCCACTTATCAAGGCCAATGACACCATCAAGCTTGACTTGGAGACCACGAAGATCGTAGATTTCATCAAGTTTGATGTTGGAAATGTGGTCATGGTGACTGGTGGGCGAAATACTGGTCGCGTGGGGGTGATCAAGAACAGAGAGAAGCATAAGGGAAGCTTTGAGACCGTCCACATTCAAGATGCCACTGGGCATGAGTTTGCGACTCGTTTGGGCAATGTGTTCACCATCGGGAAAGGAACGAAGCCATGGCTATCTCTTCCCAAGGGCAAGGGCATCAAGCTAAACATTATCGAGGAGGCGAGAAAGCGTCTGGCACTTACTGCCGGCACTGCCGTCtctgcttag